The Toxorhynchites rutilus septentrionalis strain SRP chromosome 3, ASM2978413v1, whole genome shotgun sequence genome includes a region encoding these proteins:
- the LOC129772911 gene encoding uncharacterized protein K02A2.6-like: MESTQQSSGASNQASNTNTMLMQILIQQQTLMTKLNDQINIIEFVYDPEHGCTFDTWYSRYTDLFDKDAGKLDEAAKVRLLLRKLNPSAHERYTSFILPKAPKDFTFQQTIEKLKTIFGATTSIFHRRYQCLQTSKDDSDDFVSYSCKVNKACWNFKLGDLTEEQFKTLIFVCGLKSPKDSDIRMRLITKLNDMADITLEKVVEECQSMVNLKKDTSLVEKLSSSVAVHAVHQQGSSRFKRKQQKPKHEFKQQTFGSGFSNEQPKTPCWSCGGMHFSKDCQFREHQCRDCKKKGHKEGYCACFSKKSANVKKNVGASKKEVNIVSVKNISQGRKFAEVRMNHVPTRLQIDSASDITIISEQLWKQIGQPPGVQPSCRAKTASGEPLDLILEFWCDAEIGGISKRGLCRVVPANLSLNILGADWIELFGLWDIPFSSFCRKVSGSSSNGVQALQSQFPKVFTSNLGLCIKTRVRLTLKGDPKPIFRPKRPVAYSVQNAVEDEIQRLQNLGIHVPVDHSDWAAPIVVVRKPNSTVRICADFSTGLNNALEPNQYPLPLPEDIFTKMAGCRWYSHIDLSDAYLQLEVDPRDQHLLTINTHKGLFRYTRITPGIKSAPISATLSCNNTTSVKTVFQWFPTACCTENVQLFHPNFGPVFSVNSTKDTPAWSV; this comes from the exons ATGGAATCAACACAGCAATCATCAGGAGCATCCAACCAAGCATCGAACACTAACACGATGCTTATGCAGATCCTGATTCAACAGCAAACGTTGATGACGAAACTCAACGATCAGAT TAACATCATCGAGTTCGTCTATGATCCGGAACATGGGTGCACCTTCGATACGTGGTACTCGCGATATACCGATTTATTCGACAAAGACGCAGGCAAGTTGGACGAGGCAGCAAAAGTCCGGCTCCTTCTAAGGAAACTGAATCCATCAGCACATGAGCGATACACTAGCTTTATTCTTCCGAAAGCGCCAAAGGACTTCACGTTCCAGCAAACCATCGAGAAGTTAAAAACCATCTTCGGGGCGACGACCTCCATCTTCCACAGACGCTACCAGTGTCTGCAAACTTCCAAGGACGATTCTGACGATTTTGTTTCATACTCCTGCAAAGTGAACAAAGCGTGTTGGAACTTCAAGCTGGGTGATTTGACGGAAGAGCAGTTCAAAACGCTCATCTTTGTGTGTGGACTGAAATCACCGAAAGATTCCGACATTCGCATGCGTCTGATCACCAAGCTGAATGACATGGCGGACATAACCTTGGAAAAAGTCGTCGAAGAGTGTCAGAGCATGGTTAACCTCAAAAAGGACACCAGCCTCGTGGAAAAACTTTCTTCGTCGGTAGCAGTACATGCGGTTCATCAGCAGGGCAGCTCGAGGTTCAAACGGAAGCAGCAAAAACCCAAGCACGAGTTCAAACAGCAGACGTTCGGTAGTGGATTTAGCAACGAGCAGCCTAAAACACCATGTTGGTCATGCGGGGGCATGCATTTCTCGAAGGATTGTCAGTTTCGGGAACATCAGTGCCGTGACTGCAAGAAAAAGGGACATAAGGAAGGATACTGCGCCTGCTTCTCTAAAAAATCAGCCAACGTCAAGAAGAATGTAGGAGCGTCCAAAAAGGAAGTGAATATCGTTTCCGTCAAAAATATCAGCCAGGGGAGGAAGTTTGCCGAGGTCCGGATGAATCATGTTCCGACACGACTACAGATAGACTCAGCGTCGGATATTACTATCATATCCGAGCAACTTTGGAAGCAGATTGGTCAGCCTCCGGGAGTGCAACCCTCCTGCAGAGCTAAAACCGCTTCTGGAGAACCCCTGGACCTTATATTGGAGTTCTGGTGTGACGCGGAAATTGGCGGCATTTCGAAACGAGGTTTGTGCCGTGTAGTACCCGCTAATCTGAGTCTGAATATTTTAGGTGCAGACTGGATTGAATTGTTTGGGCTGTGGGACATCCCGTTCAGCTCATTTTGCCGCAAAGTCAGCGGTTCATCATCAAATGGCGTTCAGGCGCTGCAATCACAGTTTCCCAAGGTGTTCACCAGCAACTTGGGTCTATGCATCAAAACAAGAGTTCGGCTCACACTGAAAGGGGACCCAAAACCAATTTTCCGTCCTAAACGTCCCGTGGCATACAGTGTGCAGAATGCTGTGGAAGACGAAATTCAGCGTCTACAGAACCTGGGCATCCACGTTCCTGTCGACCATTCTGACTGGGCAGCACCAATCGTGGTTGTGCGCAAACCAAATAGCACCGTCCGCATTTGTGCTGACTTCTCCACCGGGCTCAACAACGCTTTAGAGCCGAACCAGTATCCATTACCACTACCTGAGGACATTTTCACGAAAATGGCAGGCTGCAGGTGGTATAGCCACATTGATTTGTCGGACGCATACCTCCAGCTGGAAGTCGATCCCAGAGACCAGCATTTACTCACCATCAACACGCATAAGGGATTGTTTCGCTACACCCGTATCACCCCGGGCATCAAGTCAGCGCCGATCTCAGCGACCCTCAGCTGCAACAATACTACCAGCGTAAAGACAGTCTTTCAGTGGTTTCCAACTGCGTGTTGTACGGAGAACGTTCAGTTATTCCATCCAAATTTCGGACCCGTGTTCTCCGTCAACTCCACAAAGGACACCCCGGCGTGGAGCGTATGA
- the LOC129772913 gene encoding ABC transporter G family member 2-like: MGTDTAIAIDIQNDGARQSTCLSFRQIAYQVKGCDGKTKCLLQDVSGSFRSGRLTAILGPSGAGKSTLLNILSGFKTKKVTGEILINGAPIEPRKYRREVTYTTQDVSMLGNITVMESLEFASELKLPKTVSRMVKTKTVNDIIKLLGLQKCAHNHVETISGGEKKRLSIGLELVSNPKILFFDEPTSGLDIIAAMQMITHLKELALSGRCVICVIHQPSSSILQMYDDLMVLSEGRCIYRGPLEELVSTFKASGFECPNYYNRADFALEVASLKHEGNVLKLIAKVKEDQHSIEKEVNESIGCGEGDAMLKRTECDNVKRTDAPDRQYPVSQWSQFMTLTKRTTLCTFRDMQLMKMRVLAHVFVGLLIGVVFWDVGNDGSKVLSNASCLFFFLIFIFFSNSMPLVMTFPLETAVFIRERMNNWYSLTAYFFSKLVADFPFLILGPTLFLASSYYMTAQPMEMERMVMLWGICILTAWIAQLTGLLAGSSMPLELSVFCVPCSVIPMLIFCGFFVRFREMFDFLIPFTYIGYFRYSFEGAMQAIYGFGRENIPCEKFCFFGKVSKFLESFDMVDNTFTMDVCSLLVWILVLHVALFASLAFRLKRNHITLNMFQERNSEEFPFGDKQVIYKRVASSRGPSSARVTLERYSMNQVDPTEVVIPLIESSTTVLAFKNLNYCINQKCLLKNISGAFRSGRLTAIIGPSGAGKSTLLNILSGFRVNGFKGQILINNESIDRQRYRKLVAYNAQHVTLLPNITVQETLSYAADLKMPSTNMSKIKLVNEIITLLGLEKCAHNQAKVLSGGEKKRLSIGEELVSNPRIMFFDEPTSGLDSESSYQVLSYMNELARQGRCVVSVIHQPSSDLLELFDDIFVVADGRCLYRGSLNDLIPTFARVGLICPQYYNPADFAMKVLSKSNSETEKIKQLLEQMETVSDVEPSDPGLQSPGKSLATTQYPISQWRQFTILTRRTALGTVRNFTLTVLRFVGHILFGLIVGSVYYNIGDDGAKVLSNIAFIMLILLFIVFSNAMTVVLTFPLEMSVFIREYRSNCYSVTAYFFSKVVADFPLMIGGITCFQLVAYYTTGQANETNRIVMFWSMCALMGWFAQVYGMLGGSIFPIDISPFVVPTMLIPAVLFCGFFIRYNELADAFKPLTYISPFRFTFEGIAMALYGYRRKDLGCSEMFCYYRKATKVLDMLDMVNADFWFDVGGISLIICALHVALYISLCFKLR; the protein is encoded by the exons ATGGGAACGGACACAGCGATCGCTATTGATATTCAGAATGACGGCGCGAGGCAAAGTACGTGTTTGAGTTTCCGGCAGATTGCGTACCAAGTGAAAGGATGCGATGGGAAGACCAAGTGTCTGCTGCAGGATGTGTCCGGGAGCTTTCGCTCCGGGAGGTTAACCGCCATTCTAGGACCTTCAGGTGCGGGAAAGTCCACCCTATTGAACATCCTCAGTGGATTCAA AACCAAAAAGGTGACGGGAGAAATCCTCATTAACGGCGCCCCCATTGAGCCACGGAAATACCGACGGGAGGTCACCTACACCACCCAGGATGTCAGCATGTTGGGGAACATCACCGTGATGGAAAGTTTGGAGTTCGCAAGCGAACTCAAGCTTCCGAAAACGGTTTCCAGGATGGTGAAAACAAAAACCGTCAATGACATCATCAAGCTGCTCGGGCTGCAGAAATGTGCCCACAATCACGTGGAAACCATATCGGGAGGGGAGAAGAAACGTCTCTCCATCGGGCTGGAGTTGGTCTCCAATCCGAAGATTCTGTTTTTCGACGAACCGACCAGTGGGTTGGATATAATCGCCGCAATGCAGATGATCACACACCTCAAGGAGTTGGCGCTCAGTGGACGGTGTGTGATTTGTGTGATCCATCAGCCGAGCTCCAGTATTCTGCAAATGTATGACGATTTGATGGTGCTTTCCGAAGGGAGATGCATTTACAGAGGGCCGCTGGAAGAGCTGGTGTCCACGTTCAAGGCCAGTGGGTTCGAGTGCCCCAACTATTACAATCGGGCGGATTTTGCTTTGGAGGTGGCGAGTTTGAAGCATGAAGGGAATGTTTTGAAGCTGATAGCGAAAGTGAAAGAGGATCAACATTCGATCGAGAAGGAAGTGAATGAGAGTATTGGTTGTGGCGAGGGTGATGCAATGCTGAAGCGAACTGAGTGTGACAATGTGAAGAGAACGGACGCTCCAGATCGACAATATCCGGTATCTCAGTGGAGTCAGTTTATGACGCTTACGAAGAGGACAACTTTGTGCACATTTAGGGATATGCAATTGATGAAAATGAGAGTATTAGCGCATGTTTTCGTGGGGTTGCTGATTGGGGTGGTGTTCTGGGACGTTGGCAACGATGGATCAAAGGTACTGAGTAACGCTTCCTGTTTGttctttttcttaatttttataTTCTTCTCCAACTCCATGCCGCTGGTGATGACTT TTCCACTGGAAACAGCTGTGTTCATAAGGGAACGGATGAACAATTGGTACTCACTTACCGCTTACTTTTTCTCCAAACTCGTGGCTGATTTCCCATTCCTG ATCTTAGGGCCAACGCTTTTCCTCGCCAGTTCCTACTACATGACCGCTCAACCGATGGAGATGGAGCGCATGGTAATGCTGTGGGGCATTTGCATTCTCACAGCATGGATTGCTCAACTGACGGGGCTCCTTGCCGGCAGCTCGATGCCACTGGAG TTGAGCGTATTCTGCGTGCCATGCTCCGTGATACCGATGCTGATCTTCTGTGGCTTCTTCGTGCGCTTCCGGGAGATGTTCGATTTCCTCATCCCGTTCACGTACATCGGTTACTTCCGGTACAGCTTCGAGGGTGCGATGCAGGCGATTTACGGGTTCGGTCGGGAAAACATTCCATGCGAGAAGTTTTGCTTCTTTGGGAAGGTTTCGAAATTTCTCGAAAGCTTCGACATGGTGGACAATACCTTTACGATGGACGTGTGCAGTTTGCTGGTGTGGATCCTGGTGCTGCATGTGGCTCTGTTTGCGAGTTTGGCGTTCCGGTTGAAGAGAAACCA CATAACTTTGAACATGTTTCAAGAACGAAATTCAGAGGAATTTCCATTTGGAGATAAA CAAGTTATATACAAGCGAGTAGCTAGTAGTCGGGGCCCGAGCTCGGCACGTGTGACACTCGAACGCTACAGCATGAATCAAGTAGACCCAACTGAGGTGGTGATCCCCCTCATTGAGTCGTCCACAACCGTTCTCGCCTTCAAGAATCTCAACTATTGCATCAATCAAAAGTGCCTACTGAAGAACATATCCGGGGCGTTTCGATCCGGTCGACTAACGGCCATCATTGGACCTTCGGGGGCAGGAAAATCCACTCTGTTGAATATCCTCAGTGGATTCAG AGTAAACGGCTTCAAAGGACAGATTTTGATAAACAACGAAAGTATCGATCGCCAGCGCTACCGCAAATTGGTGGCTTATAATGCACAGCATGTGACACTACTGCCCAACATTACCGTCCAGGAAACCCTTAGCTATGCTGCCGATCTCAAAATGCCATCCAccaacatgtcaaaaatcaaattggtTAACGAAATAATAACCTTACTTGGGCTGGAGAAATGCGCCCACAATCAAGCGAAAGTTCTGTCCGGTGGCGAAAAGAAGCGACTGTCGATCGGAGAGGAGCTGGTCTCAAATCCCCGAATAATGTTTTTCGATGAACCGACAAGTGGATTGGACAGCGAGTCCTCGTATCAGGTGCTCTCGTACATGAATGAATTGGCACGCCAGGGAAGGTGTGTGGTGAGCGTTATTCATCAGCCAAGCTCGGATCTGCTGGAATTATTCGACGATATCTTCGTGGTAGCAGATGGGCGTTGCCTGTATAGGGGTTCGTTGAATGATTTAATTCCGACCTTTGCCAGGGTAGGACTGATTTGTCCGCAGTATTATAATCCAGCCGATTTCG CTATGAAAGTATTGTCCAAATCAAACTCCGAGACGGAGAAGATAAAGCAACTTTTGGAACAAATGGAAACAGTGTCGGACGTGGAACCAAGCGATCCTGGGCTCCAATCACCCGGGAAGTCACTCGCCACAACGCAATATCCAATTTCCCAGTGGCGTCAGTTCACGATCCTAACCCGCCGAACTGCCCTTGGAACGGTGCGTAACTTCACCTTGACGGTGCTACGATTCGTCGGTCACATTCTGTTCGGTCTGATCGTGGGATCCGTATACTACAACATTGGAGACGATGGCGCAAAGGTACTTTCGAACATCGCCTTCATCATGTTGATCCTGTTGTTTATTGTGTTTTCGAACGCGATGACCGTGGTGCTCACCT TTCCGCTGGAGATGTCAGTTTTCATTCGCGAGTACCGCAGCAACTGCTACTCGGTCACAGCCTATTTCTTCTCGAAGGTGGTGGCAGATTTCCCGCTGATGATTGGGGGCATCACTTGCTTCCAGCTCGTTGCCTATTACACGACCGGCCAGGCGAACGAAACCAACCGGATAGTGATGTTCTGGTCGATGTGCGCACTGATGGGATGGTTTGCCCAGGTCTACGGAATGCTCGGAGGGAGTATATTCCCCATCGATATCAGTCCGTTTGTGGTACCGACGATGCTCATTCCGGCCGTGCTGTTTTGTGGATTTTTCATCCGCTACAATGAGCTGGCGGATGCCTTCAAGCCACTTACGTACATTTCACCGTTCCGGTTTACCTTCGAAGGGATTGCGATGGCGCTGTATGGGTACCGACGGAAAGATCTGGGCTGTAGTGAGATGTTTTGCTACTACCGGAAGGCTACGAAAGTGCTTGATATGTTGGATATGGTGAACGCTGATTTCTGGTTCGATGTTGGTGGGATCTCGCTGATTATCTGTGCTCTGCATGTGGCGCTATACATTAGTTTATGTTTTAAGCTACGGTAA
- the LOC129772912 gene encoding uncharacterized protein K02A2.6-like produces MRTVARNYVYWPGIDEQITQLVRSCTECAKAAKTSSKVNLESWPSPQKPWQCVHADYAGPVDDFYYLIVVDAFSKWPEVIPTKRITTEATLTMFREIFATHGMPETLVTDNGRQFVSEDFERYCEQNGILHLKTPPYHPQSNRLAERFVDTFKRALKKITSGGEALREAIATFLLCYRSTPCRSAPQEKSPGELLLGRRLRTSLDLLKPPTPFHKVADPKQNAQFNKKHDAKPMNYDVKELVWAKVHRNNTWSWEPGQVLERVGRVLYNVWLQKEGRKSKQNLIRTHCNQLRRRYICEQTELTEQQQPALIPLNLLLDSCGLLPAAVDAAAPEPDPKSQPSSFESQPLESPEPRTINRNPTLISSRATPQLEPVQPRQSSRPRRKPVRYDPYYLY; encoded by the exons ATGAGGACGGTGGCACGTAACTACGTCTATTGGCCTGGCATCGACGAGCAGATCACGCAGCTCGTTCGTTCATGCACCGAATGCGCTAAGGCAGCGAAAACCAGCAGTAAAGTAAACCTGGAGAGTTGGCCTTCACCGCAAAAACCATGGCAATGTGTACATGCAGATTATGCTGGACCTGTGGACGACTTCTACTACCTTATCGTGGTGGATGCATTCAGCAAATGGCCTGAGGTGATACCAACCAAGCGAATCACCACTGAAGCAACACTCACCATGTTCAGAGAAATTTTTGCAACTCACGGTATGCCAGAGACGCTGGTAACTGACAATGGTCGTCAGTTTGTCAGCGAGGATTTCGAGCGCTATTGTGAGCAGAACGGCATACTCCATCTGAAGACACCGCCATATCACCCACAATCCAACAGACTTGCTGAACGCTTCGTAGACACGTTCAAGAgggcactgaaaaaaatcacatcgggGGGAGAGGCCCTCCGCGAAGCAATAGCAACCTTTTTGCTTTGTTATCGCTCTACACCGTGTCGAAGCGCACCCCAGGAAAAATCACCAGGCGAGCTGCTACTGGGTCGGCGACTCCGAACTTCATTGGATCTGTTGAAGCCACCCACACCATTCCACAAAGTTGCAGATCCCAAGCAGAACGCTCAGTTTAACAAAAAACATGATGCAAAACCGATGAATTACGACGTCAAAGAACTTGTCTGGGCAAAAGTACATCGCAATAACACTTGGTCTTGGGAACCAGGACAAGTATTGGAAAGAGTCGGTCGAGTGCTATACAACGTCTGGCtacagaaggaaggaaggaag AGTAAACAGAACCTCATTAGGACTCACTGCAACCAACTACGTAGGCGATATATATGTGAACAAACCGAGttgactgagcagcagcagcCAGCGTTAATCCCACTCAACCTTCTTCTGGACTCGTGTGGGCTTCTACCAGCAGCAGTTGATGCAGCTGCACCGGAGCCTGATCCAAAGTCACAACCATCATCATTCGAGAGTCAGCCTCTCGAATCTCCTGAACCTAGGACAATTAATCGAAATCCTACCCTCATCTCATCAAGAGCTACTCCTCAGCTAGAACCAGTTCAGCCTCGCCAATCTTCACGACCCAGAAGAAAGCCGGTGAGGTATGACCCGTATTACCTTTACTAA